The genomic DNA CCATACCCAGAATACGTCCCGCCATCCGGTCTGGATGGAATGTTTCCAGGCGATCGAGGGCTTCTCCGACACCGATAAACTTGATGGGAACTCCGGTGACTTCCTTCACACTCAGAGCGGCACCACCACGGGTATCACCATCCAGTTTGGTCAGAATGACGCCATCCAGTTCCAGCGCTTCGTTGAACGCTTTGGCACTGTTGACAGCGTCCTGACCTGTCATCGCGTCGCAAGCGAAAATGACCTGGTCGGGCTGGAGCTTACGTTCGATCTGCTCCAGTTCCTTCATCAACTCATCGTCAATGTGCAGACGACCGGCGGTGTCGAGAATGACCGTATCGACATTTCCGAATTTCTTCGCCTGACTCAGACCATTCTGACAGACTTTGACGGCGTTGTTTCCGTCCGGAGCCTCTGCATGAACCGGCACTTCTACCTGACCGGCAATGACTTTCAACTGTTCGATCGCCGCAGGACGCTGCAAGTCGGCAGCGACGAGCATCGGCTTTCGCCCCTGCTCTTTCAGCAGGCGGGCCAGCTTACCACAGGTTGTGGTTTTACCACTCCCCTGCAGACCACACATCATAATGACGGTGATGCCTGACTTTTTGAATTCGAAACCGGGTTCGACCGGGCCCATCAGGTTGATCAGTTCCTGGTGGACGATCCCGATGATCTGCTCATCAGGGCGAACGGCTTTCAGAACTTTCTCACCAACTGCCTGCTCGGTCACCCGATCAATAAAGCTGGTGGCTATTTCATAATTAACGTCTGCTTCCAGCAACGCCTGTCTGACCTGGCGCAACCCGTCCCTGATATTGCCTTCGGTGAGCTTTCCCCCCTTGGCAAGACCGGTGAGTGCATCTTTCAGATTGGCAGTTAATCCTTCAAACACTTTAGATAACCAGACCGTTAAATGTTAATCGTGGGTGCATTTATCGCTTGGAAAAGGGATAAAAACAGTGCCTCAAATCAGCTCGTCCTCAATGGAAACTGAGCGCCAACACGCAACGTAAGCCAAGCAATAACCGCAGGTTAAGACTCGCGGAGACTGTCGATTTCGCTGTTGGTATTCATGAAGTTATGATGAGGCAATAACTTGCATCAAGCCGTGGAGTTTAAAAACTGACTGAACAATACACAACGGTTCCAGCCCACCTTTTTAAAATTCTTACCCCTTTTGGTCCACAGATTTCCTACAATGTCATACACAAGCCGCAACATTCTGCAATAATGTCATCAGGCAGCGGACTCTGAGTCAGCCGATTATCTGCCCCTGATGGGGCTGCAGCTGTTTTTTTGGATTTGTTGATCCCGGAAACCTTATAATCAGGCACCAGATCGTGTATGGTTCGTGATTGCGAAAGACTGCTCCCGCCTTAACTGGCCACCAGTACACAAGGACCGTCCAGCCTGCTATCGTGTCACGTATTATTAGAGTGTCACCACAATTCATCACAGGCAAGACCTGGTCAAACGATTCTGTCAGAGAACCATCCAAGTTGGAACGAAGAAAACGAAAATGAGTAACACACAAAACCTGTTTAACAAAGTCTGGGATTTACACGCCGTCAAAACTCTGGAATCCGGTCAGGATCAGCTGCTGATCGGCCTGCACTTGATTCACGAAGTAACCAGTCCTCAAGCTTTCGAAATGTTACGCGACCGTGATCTTAAAGTTTTGTTCCCTGAACGGACCATTGCCACAGTCGACCACATCGTCCCCACTGAGAATCAGGCACGCCCCTTCGAAGACAACCTGGCAGAACAGATGATGTCTGCGATCGAGAAGAACTGTGCGGAATTTGGCGTCACGCTGCTAGATGTCTCCGATGACCGTCAGGGTATTGTGCACGTCGTTGGGCCGGAACAGGGACTGACACAACCCGGCATGACAATTGTCTGTGGTGACAGCCATACGAGTACTCACGGCGCTTTTGGTTCGATCGCACTGGGAATTGGGACCAGCCAGGTTGCCCATGTGCTGGCCACCCAAACCATGGCACTGGGACGTCCTAAAGTCCGCCAGGTTAAGGTGAACGGTGAACTTGGACCAGGCGTAACCGCAAAGGATGTCACCCTTTACATCATCCGCAAACTGGGTGTTCAAGGTGGCGTTGGATACGCCTACGAATATGCCGGCGATGTCTTCGACCGAATGACAATGGAAGAGCGGATGACGGTCTGCAACATGAGCATCGAAGGTGGTGCCCGCTGTGGATATATCAATCCCGACCAGACCACTATCGATTATCTCCGGGGGCGCCCGCATGCTCCCCAGGGAGAGGCTTTCGAGAAAGCAGCCGAATGGTGGCTCAGTCTGGCCTCTGGCCCGGATGCCGAGTTTGACGATGTTGTTGAATTCGATGCAGCTGATATCGAACCTACTGTGACCTGGGGTATCACCCCCGCACAATCCGTTGGCGTTTCCGAGTCACTGCCCACTGTCTCCAGCTATCCTGCAGACGAGCAGACGCTGATCAAAGAAGCCTATCGGTACATGGAACTCGAAGAGAACCAGCCGATCAAAGGCCAGAAGATCGACGTCGCTTTCATCGGCTCATGTACCAACTCGCGAATTTCCGACCTGCGTGAAGCAGCGAAAGTCGTCGAGGGACGGCATGTTGCAGAACACGTTAAAGCCCTCGTTGTTCCCGGCTCTCAGCTGGTTCGTAAACAGGCCATCGAAGAAGGACTGGATAAAATCTTCATCGAAGCTGGCTTTGAATGGCGTGAAGCCGGTTGTTCCATGTGTCTGGCCATGAACCCGGATAAACTGGTGGGCAACCAGCTGTGTGCTTCTTCCAGCAACCGTAATTTCAAAGGACGACAGGGAAGCCCCACAGGCCGTACCCTGCTGATGAGCCCGACCATGGTTGCCGCTGCTGCCGTCAGTGGCTGCGTCACCGATGTCCGCGAGCTGTCAGGTGCCGCTACCGCGTAATCTGTCAGACTCACAGGACCGTCCAACCTTACGAACAGCCAATTCCATTTAAGATATATTTGAAGACCGAATCATGACTAAAATTGAATCCGTAACCGGAACAGGTATCCCTCTGCTGCTGGATGACATCGATACAGACCGCATCATTCCCGCCCGCTTTTTGCGGTGCGTAACCTTTGAAGGTCTGGGAGAGCATGCATTCGAAGACGATCGCCTGCAGGACCCGGACCATCCGTTCGATAAACCCCAATACCAGAACGCGTCCATCCTGATCGGCGGACGAAATTTCGGCTGTGGCTCTTCACGTGAACACGCCCCCCAGTCATTGATTCGCTGGGGAATCCAGGCGATTATCGCTGAATCCTATGCGGAAATTTTCTTCGGCAACTGCACCTCACTGGGTGTACCCGCCGTCTGTGCTTCGCGTAAATCTCTGGAACAACTGGATCAGGCTGTGAAGGCCAATCCCGACCAGGAAATCACTGTCGACCTGTTGACAATGAAGGTTCGTTGTGGTGATCAGGAGTTCGATTGCACGCTGCCTGATAATGCACGCTCCGCCTTGACCACAGGTACCTATGACTTCCTGGCACAGCTGCTCAAGAGTACTGACGAAATCAAAGACCGGGCCGCTGATGTGCCTTACTTTACTTCGTTTGCCTGAGTCAACGAGTTCAGAACTCCGCCTGTTTGAGTACAGGCGGAGGTTTCGGCGTCTGTCAGGCAAGCGCACGACTTGACATACCCAAGATGTCCCCATGTCAGAAAAAAAATCGAGAAGTAATCGGCGAGACTTTCTGACCGGCCGCGTCCTGAAACAGGCTGCGGAGCGGGTTGGAAACGATATTGCTGATTACCTGAATGACGCGACGGAAGATTTTGCCGCCCCCTCCGGTGGCTCAACAATCCGTCTGAGCACACGGGCCATGGCAACTGAGTTTGCAGTTGTCATGAACCCCGGCCCCAGTCAACAGGTGATGCACGCCTCCGATGCTCTGGACCTGATCCATGAGCTCGAACATCTGATGACAGTCTACAAGCCCACCAGTGAGATGTCGCGCGTCAATGCACAGGCCGCAAATGGTGCCATCTCCATGGATCCGCGACTATTTGAAATCCTGGACCGCTCACGCGAAATCAGCGTTGATACGAAAGGTGGCTTTGATCCCTCCTCCGGTCCCTTGATTGCTCTCTGGCGTGAATGCCGCCTGCAGGGACGGATTCCCACTGAAAACGAGATTTCAGACTGCCTGTCTCATACCGGCATCGATCAGTTTGAATTTGACAATCTGGCCCACACCATCCGCTATTGCTCGCCCCAAAATGAACTCAATCTGGGAGGCATCGGCAAAGGCTATGCCCTTGACCAGGCAGGACGGTTTCTACAAGATCAGGAACTGGAAGACTGGCTCTTCTACGGCGGCTTTAGCAGTATTCTGGCCCGGGGCACACACAATCAACTGCCAGGCTGGCCTGTGGGAATTAAAAACCCACTGTTTACCAGCCAGCGACTGGGGACGATACTGCTCAAGGACTGCTCGATGTCGACCAGCGGTTCTTCCGTGCAGCATTTTCGGCATCAAGGGAAGCGTTACGGGCATATTCTCGACCCCAGAACAGGCTGGCCGGTCTCAGAATTACTGTCTGTAACGGTTATTGCCCCTGATGCAGCCCTGGCAGACGCACTTTCCACCGCTTTTTACGTAATCGGCATCGAAAAGGCTCTGGAGTATTGCGATAATCATACAGAAATCGGTACGATCTTAATTCCCCCGCCTGCGCATGGCAGAAAACTCTCTCCGGTGATTCGTGGAATCCCCAATGAGTTTCTGTTCCTGGACCGCGACCAATTGTTGTCATAACTGTTTGTCGCTATAAGGGAATCTTCAACAGAACAGACTGATTTCCGGCAATTGTTATCTCTTCACCAGAGAGACCTGCCTGCCCTGTTCTGATGAATGCTGATCTCAGACAAGACAGACAATGTCCTGTCGTCTTCAGCGTCGTCCGCCTGTCAAAATTCAGCACAGATTGTCTCTGCTGATCACACAGCGTCGCGACCACCATTACGGAAACACAAGCCAAACCCATAGAAATCCCCTAAAATCAAGAGGATTGACGAGTGCAAGATTTAAAGAAAATTACAGGGATTGCCATCCTGTTCATCGTTGTCTTACGCCTTTCCATCGGCTGGCAGCTGCTGTACGAAGGCATGTGGAAAATTGAAACGCTCAGCTCAACCAGACCCTGGACTGCTGCAGGCTATCTGAACAATGCCAAAGGCCCCTTCCGCGATCAGTTCCGCGGTATGACAGGTGACCCTAATGACCTGAACTGGCTGGATGCAGACAAAGTCAAAGCCAAGTGGACTGCCTGGGAACAGCGTTTCCTGAACCACTACCCAAACCTGACCGACGAACAGAAATCGCGCCTGCATCAGATGATTCATGGCAACAAATATTTTGCTGCCAAATTGAGCGCCTTACCTCCCGAAGTCACAATTGACGGCAGCCTGGGAAGCGTGGTCAGTTACGACTCCGAACGTAAATTGCTGCTCATTGATGGTGAAAAGCACATTACACCTCGCGAAAAGCAGCGACTGCAGTCGATGGTGCCCGTGAAAAAAGGAGCAGATGGTAAACTGACCGGCGGTACCGAACTCGATCGCGAATTTTACGACGCCGTTGATAAGGCCTATGCTCGCTCTTCCCGTCTGAGCTACATCGAAAAAATGCAGGCTTCACTGCGGGGTAACCCGGAACTGGCAGGGGAGATTGATGTCGAGCAGAAAGGGACGATCGACGGAAAACGGATTGGTAAGATCGAACAGTACCAGATCGCCCTGGATCGATATGAACAGAAACTGGCCAAGGCGGACCAGGATTACAAAGTGGATCATCTCAACAAAATCTGGTCTGAAATCCAGCAGATGAAAGGCGAACTGGTCAACCCGATTCGCGCCATGGAAGATGAAATGGAGTCGGAAGCCCGGGAGCTTCTGACTGCCGAGCAACTCGCAGCCGGACCGGTTCCACCGGAAAACACACAGATCCATCGAGTCAACATGATAACCATCGCCAGCCTGACGGTTCTGGGAATCCTGTTGCTGATTGGCTTGGGAACCCGCGTCGCAGCCATCGCTGCAGCCGGCATGCTGCTTTCCTTCTATCTGGTCATGCCGCCCTGGCCGGGAGTTCCTGAAGCACCAGGTCCGGAACACAGCTTCATCGTCAACAAGAACCTGATCGAAGTCATCGCCCTCCTGGCGATCGCCGCACTGCCCACAGGATCGTGGTTTGGTATTGATGGACTGTTTTACCGATTTTTCCAGAAACGGAAAAAAACAGCGAATAAAGCCAGTTAAATCAGGACCAAGTAACGTAATAAGTAAAGGTACAGCTTACAAACGCCTTATTTCCCACCTATAATAACCACTAAACCTTAAATTTCCTCCAATAAGGTAACACTTACGCGTTGCGTACCAGGGAGAACCAATATGAATTTGACACCTGAACAGGAACAAATCGGTAAAGACAACTTCAACGAAGCAGTTTCGTTCACACGACGTGATTTCATCACGACCGCTGCAGCTGCGACAACCGGCCTGGGAGCTGCCTACTTCGGCTATGAAAAGCTCAAAGGTAAGCCGGTGAAAGTTGGTTTTATCGGCACCGGTGATGAAGGCAGCGTGCTCATCACACAGCACCCGCCCGAATACATGGAGATCGTGGCGATTGCCGACCTGCGGCCTTCCAACCGTAAAAAAGCCATGCACGGTCACGGTAACGAACACCGCGTGGGTCTGATCAATAAACTGGGTGATGAAAAAGCAGCCAAGATCAAACAGTTTGATGATCATAAGAAGCTGATCGCCGCCAAGGACCAGCTGGGTCTGGAAGCAGTCGTCATCGCCGTTCCGCTGAGCCAGCATGCTCCGATCGCCATGGCAGCTCTGGATGCAGGACTACATGTCCTCTCTGAAAAGCTGATGGCTCACAATATTACCGAGTGTAAAGAGCTCATCAAAAAAGCCCGTGAGAAAAATCTGCTGCTGGCTGTAGGTCACCAGCGTCATTACAGCGTTCTGTACGATAACGCCAACCAGCTGGTCAAAACCGGTCTGCTGGGCGATATTCGCCACATCCGCGCTCAATGGCACCGCAACAACAGCTTCCCCGGTCGTGACAGCTGGCGGAAGGGTGTTCCCAAAGAGGACAAAGCAGCCTTGGAGAAAGTAGTCCAGGAATACGGCTACGACAATATGGACGAGCTCATCAACTGGCGTCTGTACAATAAGACCGGTGGTGGCCTGATGGCAGAGCTGGGTAGTCACCAGTTGGACGCCTGCAGTATCTTCCTGGGTAAAGTTCATCCGCTGGCCGTTCAGGGTTACGGCGGGAAAAACTTCTACGGTGTCAAAGGCATCGGATCCAAGGACAAACAGGAAGATGATCGCGAGATCGACGATCACGTCTACGTGACCTTCGAATTCCCCGGTCCTCACTATGATCCGGAAACGAATCCGCGTGACATCTGCATCGTGACTTACTCCTCGATCAACACCAACCGCTGGGAACCTTACGGTGAAACCGTCCTCGGTAGCCGGGGAACCCTGATCATGAAAACCGAAAAAGAAGCGCTGCTATTTAAAGAAGCCAGCCCTTCTACCGGTGGCGGTGGTCCTGACCAGCGTCTGTGGGTCATCAAGTCCAGCGATGGAAGTGGCCCGGTTCTCGATGCATACGAAACGACAGCACCTTCGGCTGCTGCTTCAGACACGACCAAAGCCATGGGCGATGAAATCAGCCGCGGTTACACGGAAGAGATGGAACACTTCTGTCACTGTATTCGTACCGACAACCACAAAGGTCCTCTTGAAGGCGGCCTGAAGTGTAACGGTACGGTCGCGATGGCAGATGCGATCATGGCACTCACAGCAAACCTGGCCATGAAGCACAAAGTCCGCATCGAGTTCAAACCGGAATGGTTCGATCCCGAGAACCCGGCCACCCCGGAAGCCGACTTTGCAGATAAAACTGCCTGAGTGCGGTCTATTGAATTCCAACTCGAATTCGACAATGATTCAACAATGCCGAGGAGTCCTTTCCTCGGCATTGTTTCTTTTTAAACCGTACTGACTTCTGCTTCAAAGGGGATCCACGTGTCGGAAGGACGCAAGGCAGGCCTGTTTCTCATCTTCGTAACTGTTTTTATTGATCTGCTCGGTTTTGGAATCGTACTCCCCCTGCTCCCGCGATATGGAGAGCATTTTGAAGCAGGCGGTACCACGCTCGGACTGTTAATGGCATCCTTTTCCGCCATGCAGTTTCTGTTCGCCCCGATCTGGGGGCGCCTGTCAGACCGTGTGGGACGTCGTCCGATATTGATTCTGGGACTCGTGGGCTCCACCTTCTTCTACGGCCTGTTCGGTTTCGCGACCTCGCTGGGGAACACGGGAACATTTCTGGGGATCGGCGCTTTAACCTGGCTCTTTATCACACGCATCGGAGCCGGCATCGCCGGAGCCACGATTCCGACAGCGCAAGCATACATCGCCGACATTACCGGTCCCAAAGAGCGCGGTAAAGGCATGGCCCTGATCGGTGCCGCCTTCGGTATCGGATTTACGTTCGGTCCACTCATCGGTGCTGCTTTTGTTTCTGCAGAAGCGGGAGCGACTCCCAGTGCTGCTCCCGGCTATGTGGCCAGCGTGCTCTCCGGCATCGCTGCGCTGCTGTCCATTTTCAAATTACCGGAATCACTCCAGCAGAAAACGACAGAGTCACAGACGCGCCGCCACCACTGGTTTGATATCGCCAGCTTCAGGCATGCACTCTCGAAACCACGGATCGGCCTGATTCTGTTGACGATCTTTTTAACCACCTTCGCTTTTGCCCAGTTCGAATCCACCCTCTCACTGCTCACGCAGGAACTCGGATTCGCTGCCCGCAGCAACTTCTTCATCTTTGCTTACATTGGTCTGATCCTGACGCTCAGCCAGGGAATTCTTGTGCGACGCCTGATCCCCAAGCTGGGGGAGTTTCGTATGGGCCTCATCGGAATCATCTTGATGGTCATCGGCCTGGTATTGATCGGAGTCGCCGGCAATTCCGGCTCCTATCCCCTGCTCTACGCGGTTCTCCCCATCTCGGTGATCGGCTTTTCTGCAACCACCCCTTCCCTGCAGTCTCTGCTTTCGCTGAATACTTCAGAGGATGAACAGGGAGGAATCCTGGGAGTCGGTCAGAGTATCTCAGCTCTGGCTCGAATCCTGGGGCCGCTGGCAGGAATCATTCTATTCAAGGGGACCAGTAATGGACTGGTCGCCGGCAGCATTACCGCTCCCTACTGGGCGGGAGCAGGGATCATGGTATTGGGGCTGCTGTTGATGAGCGGTCTTAGATCAGGCAATTCAGAATCGAATGTTTCTACACAAGTCGAAACTTAAGTCTAGAGAGCGGCTTTCGAACCTAGGCTTGTCCTAACTGCCGGAATTTGATAAAGATACCGCAGATTTGGTACAGATCTTTTCCGGTAATCATTCAGACAGGCACGGATGCCATGCTCAATCGAATCTTACAGTCAAAATGGACCAGACGCAGCTTACTCACTCTGGCCACTTTACCATTCGTCCTTTCCAGTATCGCTTACTGGAATGGTTCTACCGTGCAGAAATCGATGGCAGGAGCCCCTCGCCCTGCCCTGGCATTTGAAACATTTCTAGTTGACCGGGGAATGATCAAAGAGACCGAACGTGTCGTCGGTGCCCGATTTCGCTTCAAAAACCTGAGCGATCAGACCGTCACCGTCAAAGAACTCATTCCCAGTTGTGGCTGTCTGCAACCTCATCTGGAGAAACGGGTCTATGAACCTCATGAATCAGGCGAGTTCATCCTGAAAATGGAAACGGCGGGTGAATCTCCCGGACAGAAGGAGCTCTTCGTCGACTTCAAATACGAAGATACGATGGAACGCGTGGCCCGCCTGACCTTCAAAGTGGAACTGCCCGTACGCAGACTGGTTGTTAAACCGAAAGCACTGGTGATCTACCAGTTCACCCCCGGTCGCACCGTCCACCCCGTGACAGTCTCCGATTATCGTGGCGGTAAAGATTTTGAAATCACCGGCGTCAAAAGCACATCCAAATATGCCAAGGTGGAACTCGGTGCACTGGAAAACAATGATGGACTCCGACAACAAAAAGTGGATGTGATCGTAGAAGATCTTGTCCCCCCGGGAAAACATGACGGCCTGGTTGTGATTAAAACCAACGACACTGATTTCCCGGAACTCTACGTGCCTTTAATAATCCAGGGCCCCGATCAGAAAACCGTTCTCAGGCCCGAAGTCGCTTCGCCTCAGGCTAATTGAGGCGTCCTCAAAACCTGCGATCAGCAGTTTTTGTGACTTCTAAGACTTTTTTCTGACTATTTTTGTACGAAATCTCGACGCCTGCACCACTAATAATGATAGAGAACCCCGATTTCTCTTTAAATTATTAACTCCTTTCAGCTCAACAATGGTGCAGCATGCGTTTAACACTCAGAACTCTGATCGCTTATCTGGATGATGTTTTAGAGCCGGCCCAGATTAAAGAAATCGGCAAAAAACTGGAGGAAAGCAGCTACGCATCTTCTCTAGTGGAACGAATCAAAGATGTGTTACGCAGACGCCGCCTGACTGCTCCAGAAGTCGAAGGCCCCGGCTCTAACCTCGACCCGAATACGGTCTCAGAGTATCTAGACAACACGCTCCCCCCGGAAAGTGTGGCCGATGTCGAAAAGATCTGCCTGAACTCGGATGTCAATCTGGTGGAAGTCGCCGCTTCACATCAGATCCTGACCCTGGTACTGGGGGAACCAGCCACCGTTAACCCCGACACCAGAGAACGGATTTACGCCTTGGGGCCAGCCCTGCGCAGCGACCAGACAGAAGCGGCCCCTCAGACTCAGACGGCAGTTGCTGAACCTCCCGCCGCACCTCAGCCAGTTGCCGCAACGGCTCCCGTCAGAACCAGTACTCCGCCTCAACAACAGTCT from Gimesia sp. includes the following:
- the ffh gene encoding signal recognition particle protein, whose translation is MFEGLTANLKDALTGLAKGGKLTEGNIRDGLRQVRQALLEADVNYEIATSFIDRVTEQAVGEKVLKAVRPDEQIIGIVHQELINLMGPVEPGFEFKKSGITVIMMCGLQGSGKTTTCGKLARLLKEQGRKPMLVAADLQRPAAIEQLKVIAGQVEVPVHAEAPDGNNAVKVCQNGLSQAKKFGNVDTVILDTAGRLHIDDELMKELEQIERKLQPDQVIFACDAMTGQDAVNSAKAFNEALELDGVILTKLDGDTRGGAALSVKEVTGVPIKFIGVGEALDRLETFHPDRMAGRILGMGDVVSLVEKAQQQFNEEEAADLQNRMAQGKFTLTDFQKQMATIRKMGPMREIMKMIPGVGGLLDTNPDVDPGAEMKRIDAIIGSMTPAERENPELIDHSRRRRIAMGSGSDPSDISRLVKDFNNMAGMMQKMAGMGMRDKMKAMRELSSGGMMDPMGGMTKKKERSKRGGDISKLREKRKKDKKAKKKQRKKNR
- the leuC gene encoding 3-isopropylmalate dehydratase large subunit: MSNTQNLFNKVWDLHAVKTLESGQDQLLIGLHLIHEVTSPQAFEMLRDRDLKVLFPERTIATVDHIVPTENQARPFEDNLAEQMMSAIEKNCAEFGVTLLDVSDDRQGIVHVVGPEQGLTQPGMTIVCGDSHTSTHGAFGSIALGIGTSQVAHVLATQTMALGRPKVRQVKVNGELGPGVTAKDVTLYIIRKLGVQGGVGYAYEYAGDVFDRMTMEERMTVCNMSIEGGARCGYINPDQTTIDYLRGRPHAPQGEAFEKAAEWWLSLASGPDAEFDDVVEFDAADIEPTVTWGITPAQSVGVSESLPTVSSYPADEQTLIKEAYRYMELEENQPIKGQKIDVAFIGSCTNSRISDLREAAKVVEGRHVAEHVKALVVPGSQLVRKQAIEEGLDKIFIEAGFEWREAGCSMCLAMNPDKLVGNQLCASSSNRNFKGRQGSPTGRTLLMSPTMVAAAAVSGCVTDVRELSGAATA
- the leuD gene encoding 3-isopropylmalate dehydratase small subunit; the encoded protein is MTKIESVTGTGIPLLLDDIDTDRIIPARFLRCVTFEGLGEHAFEDDRLQDPDHPFDKPQYQNASILIGGRNFGCGSSREHAPQSLIRWGIQAIIAESYAEIFFGNCTSLGVPAVCASRKSLEQLDQAVKANPDQEITVDLLTMKVRCGDQEFDCTLPDNARSALTTGTYDFLAQLLKSTDEIKDRAADVPYFTSFA
- a CDS encoding FAD:protein FMN transferase, with the translated sequence MSEKKSRSNRRDFLTGRVLKQAAERVGNDIADYLNDATEDFAAPSGGSTIRLSTRAMATEFAVVMNPGPSQQVMHASDALDLIHELEHLMTVYKPTSEMSRVNAQAANGAISMDPRLFEILDRSREISVDTKGGFDPSSGPLIALWRECRLQGRIPTENEISDCLSHTGIDQFEFDNLAHTIRYCSPQNELNLGGIGKGYALDQAGRFLQDQELEDWLFYGGFSSILARGTHNQLPGWPVGIKNPLFTSQRLGTILLKDCSMSTSGSSVQHFRHQGKRYGHILDPRTGWPVSELLSVTVIAPDAALADALSTAFYVIGIEKALEYCDNHTEIGTILIPPPAHGRKLSPVIRGIPNEFLFLDRDQLLS
- a CDS encoding Gfo/Idh/MocA family oxidoreductase, coding for MNLTPEQEQIGKDNFNEAVSFTRRDFITTAAAATTGLGAAYFGYEKLKGKPVKVGFIGTGDEGSVLITQHPPEYMEIVAIADLRPSNRKKAMHGHGNEHRVGLINKLGDEKAAKIKQFDDHKKLIAAKDQLGLEAVVIAVPLSQHAPIAMAALDAGLHVLSEKLMAHNITECKELIKKAREKNLLLAVGHQRHYSVLYDNANQLVKTGLLGDIRHIRAQWHRNNSFPGRDSWRKGVPKEDKAALEKVVQEYGYDNMDELINWRLYNKTGGGLMAELGSHQLDACSIFLGKVHPLAVQGYGGKNFYGVKGIGSKDKQEDDREIDDHVYVTFEFPGPHYDPETNPRDICIVTYSSINTNRWEPYGETVLGSRGTLIMKTEKEALLFKEASPSTGGGGPDQRLWVIKSSDGSGPVLDAYETTAPSAAASDTTKAMGDEISRGYTEEMEHFCHCIRTDNHKGPLEGGLKCNGTVAMADAIMALTANLAMKHKVRIEFKPEWFDPENPATPEADFADKTA
- a CDS encoding MFS transporter, producing MSEGRKAGLFLIFVTVFIDLLGFGIVLPLLPRYGEHFEAGGTTLGLLMASFSAMQFLFAPIWGRLSDRVGRRPILILGLVGSTFFYGLFGFATSLGNTGTFLGIGALTWLFITRIGAGIAGATIPTAQAYIADITGPKERGKGMALIGAAFGIGFTFGPLIGAAFVSAEAGATPSAAPGYVASVLSGIAALLSIFKLPESLQQKTTESQTRRHHWFDIASFRHALSKPRIGLILLTIFLTTFAFAQFESTLSLLTQELGFAARSNFFIFAYIGLILTLSQGILVRRLIPKLGEFRMGLIGIILMVIGLVLIGVAGNSGSYPLLYAVLPISVIGFSATTPSLQSLLSLNTSEDEQGGILGVGQSISALARILGPLAGIILFKGTSNGLVAGSITAPYWAGAGIMVLGLLLMSGLRSGNSESNVSTQVET
- a CDS encoding DUF1573 domain-containing protein translates to MLNRILQSKWTRRSLLTLATLPFVLSSIAYWNGSTVQKSMAGAPRPALAFETFLVDRGMIKETERVVGARFRFKNLSDQTVTVKELIPSCGCLQPHLEKRVYEPHESGEFILKMETAGESPGQKELFVDFKYEDTMERVARLTFKVELPVRRLVVKPKALVIYQFTPGRTVHPVTVSDYRGGKDFEITGVKSTSKYAKVELGALENNDGLRQQKVDVIVEDLVPPGKHDGLVVIKTNDTDFPELYVPLIIQGPDQKTVLRPEVASPQAN